A genomic stretch from Mangifera indica cultivar Alphonso unplaced genomic scaffold, CATAS_Mindica_2.1 Un_0100, whole genome shotgun sequence includes:
- the LOC123207752 gene encoding protein SMAX1-LIKE 3-like translates to MRADGCTVQQGLTAEAASVVKQAVMLARRRGHVQVTPLHVANTMLSASTGLLRTACLQSHSHPLQCKALELCFNVALNRLPSSTSTPMLGAHSQYPTISNALVAVFKRAQAHQRRGSVENQQQPLLAVKIPLEQLIISILDDPSVSRVMREAGFSSTQVKTNVEQAVSLEICSQNSPVSSNNKSKESNVLALSPQFAPPAAQIGTKVMTKPKVIDSIRNEDVMYVIENLMNKRRRNFVIVGECLASVEGVYRGVMEKVDKGDVPEAFRDVKFIPLSLSSFRHQNRVEVEKKVEEIKSLVRSYIGRGVVLNLGDLEWVDYKASASEQGSGHYCSLKHIIMEIGKLVCGIGQNGKFWLMGTATFQTYMRWKSSHPSLETVWGLHPLTIPAGSLRLSLITDSDVQSQSSSNRTESGDQEKKLTCCADCSAKFEIEARGLQSSNGNIESTTASLPAWLQQYKDDNKTLSNNNNDKDSSAVRDLCKKWNSICNSIHKKPYFSESTTLAISSVSHSSSSSGFSYENHQFPNSHWTRHDWSTTVVEPTDSWREHHLWFSETFNKSTPEPRFRMYIPELHQDFKQTLSSNPNSTPNSACLSDVMGEYVQNFKELNAENVTTLCNALEKKVPQQKDIIPEIVTTVLKCRSGMLKRRGNFRDQSEIKEETWLLFQGVNMEAKEKIAKELARLVFGSQLNFVLIALSSFSSTKADSTEDSRNKRSRDEQSCSYIERFAQAVLFNPHRVFFIEDVEQADYCSKKGFKRAIERGRIKNSNGDEVGLSDAIIILSCESFSSRSRACSPPVRQKSDSSDEDKGTTPEETSPSVSLDLNICIEEDSTVDQSIDDIGLLESADKRIIFKL, encoded by the exons ATGAGAGCAGACGGCTGCACGGTGCAACAAGGCCTGACAGCTGAGGCTGCGAGTGTCGTAAAACAAGCGGTAATGCTGGCGAGACGCCGAGGCCACGTCCAAGTTACCCCGCTTCATGTAGCAAACACCATGCTTTCTGCTTCGACTGGACTTCTCAGAACTGCTTGCCTTCAATCTCACTCTCATCCACTTCAATGCAAAGCCCTAGAGCTCTGCTTCAACGTTGCGCTTAATCGCCTCCCCTCCTCGACGTCCACCCCCATGTTGGGAGCTCACTCTCAATACCCCACCATCTCTAACGCTTTGGTTGCCGTCTTTAAGAGAGCGCAGGCTCATCAAAGGCGCGGCTCGGTTGAGAACCAGCAGCAACCACTTTTAGCTGTAAAGATACCGTTAGAACAACTTATTATCTCTATTTTAGATGATCCGAGTGTGAGTAGAGTCATGAGGGAAGCCGGTTTCTCTAGTACTCAAGTAAAAACCAATGTTGAACAAGCTGTATCGTTAGAAATATGTTCTCAAAATAGTCCTGTAAGTAGTAATAACAAGTCTAAGGAAAGTAATGTGTTGGCCCTCTCTCCTCAGTTTGCTCCTCCTGCAGCTCAAATTGGAACAAAAGTTATGACTAAACCCAAGGTGATAGATTCAATTAGGAATGAGGACGTGATGTATGTTATAGAGAATTTGAtgaacaaaagaagaagaaattttgtGATTGTGGGAGAGTGTCTTGCTAGTGTCGAGGGTGTTTATAGAGGAGTGATGGAGAAAGTTGATAAAGGAGATGTTCCCGAGGCTTTCAGAGATGTGAAATTTATACcgctttctctttcttcttttaggCATCAAAATAGAGTAGAAGttgaaaaaaaagttgaagaaatcaAGAGCCTAGTCAGGAGCTATATTGGGAGAGGAGTTGTTTTGAATTTGGGAGATCTTGAATGGGTTGATTATAAGGCTAGTGCAAGTGAACAAGGAAGTGGGCATTATTGTTCTTTAAAGCACATAATTATGGAAATTGGGAAATTGGTTTGTGGAATTGGACAGAATGGAAAGTTTTGGCTTATGGGGACTGCCACTTTCCAAACTTACATGAGATGGAAATCCAGCCATCCATCTCTTGAAACTGTCTGGGGTCTTCATCCTTTAACAATTCCTGCAGGAAGTTTACGCTTGAGTCTCATCACTGACAG TGATGTGCAAAGTCAGTCCTCAAGTAACAGAACTGAAAGTGGAGATCAAGAGAAGAAACTCACTTGCTGTGCAGATTGTTCGGCAAAATTTGAGATTGAAGCTCGAGGTTTACAAAGCAGCAATGGCAATATTGAGTCTACAACTGCAAGCCTTCCTGCATGGCTTCAACAATACAAGGATGATAACAAAACACTTAGcaataataacaatgataag gACTCTTCTGCAGTGAGAGACCTTTGTAAAAAGTGGAACTCAATTTGCAATTCAATTCACAAAAAACCTTACTTTTCTGAAAGCACAACCCTCGCTATCTCTTCTGTTTCACATTCTTCATCTAGTTCTGGCTTCTCATATGAAAACCACCAATTCCCTAATTCTCATTGGACTCGCCATGATTGGAGTACTACTGTTGTTGAACCCACGGACTCGTGGAGGGAACACCATCTCTGGTTTTCTGAAACTTTTAACAAAAGTACACCTGAACCCCGTTTTCGAATGTACATTCCAGAGCTTCATCAGGATTTCAAACAGACCCTTTCTTCCAACCCTAATTCCACTCCAAACTCGGCATGTTTAAGCGATGTAATGGGGGAATATGTGCAGAATTTCAAGGAGTTAAACGCCGAAAACGTAACAACTCTATGCAATGCATTGGAGAAGAAGGTGCCGCAGCAAAAGGATATAATTCCTGAAATTGTGACAACAGTCTTGAAATGCAGGTCCGGTATGTtaaaaagaagaggaaatttTAGAGATCAAAGTGAGATCAAAGAAGAAACTTGGCTGCTCTTTCAAGGTGTTAATATGGAAGCAAAAGAGAAGATCGCTAAAGAACTAGCTCGGCTTGTTTTCGGCTCCCAGTTAAACTTCGTTTTGATTGCCTTGAGTAGTTTCTCTTCTACCAAAGCCGACTCCACTGAAGATAGTAGAAATAAAAGGTCAAGAGATGAGCAAAGTTGCAGCTACATCGAGAGATTCGCCCAAGCAGTGTTATTTAATCCGCATCGAGTCTTCTTCATTGAGGATGTTGAACAGGCGGATTATTGTTCTAAAAAGGGATTCAAAAGGGCGATTGAAAGAGGAAGAATAAAGAATTCTAATGGTGATGAAGTTGGCCTTAGTGATGCCATTATCATACTAAGCTGCGAAAGTTTCAGTTCGAGATCAAGAGCGTGTTCTCCTCCCGTGAGGCAAAAATCAGACAGCTCTGATGAAGACAAAGGCACTACGCCAGAGGAGACAAGCCCTTCTGTGTCGTTGGATTTGAACATTTGCATTGAAGAAGATAGCACTGTGGATCAGTCAATTGACGATATTGGACTTCTTGAATCCGCGGATAAACGgattattttcaaattgtaa